One segment of Anatilimnocola aggregata DNA contains the following:
- a CDS encoding Lnb N-terminal periplasmic domain-containing protein → MPSPLISSNVAQPASRCLVVGAILLVTALAGCKNGPAAANGTAPLELPTITTASNDRNWIIEHRVLADAKMAGDQITIHNVRDAEFFTYRDCVVDYYDKTFKLGDVQNVDYLVVPFNEQRALAHTMLSFGLADGDRVGVSVEVRLEQGEEYHPATGLLGQFELIYVVASERDLIRVRTEHRKCDVYAYRGNSTPEQTQALLVDILRRVNQLRTKPELYDSISNNCTTNIVQHINKLAPGKIPQDYRVLLPGFSDQLAYELKLIDTTLPFEETKRRARVNDLALKYRDDPNFSARIRGERIAR, encoded by the coding sequence ATGCCGAGCCCGCTTATCAGCTCGAACGTCGCCCAGCCAGCTAGCCGCTGCCTTGTCGTCGGCGCTATCTTGCTGGTCACCGCACTCGCTGGTTGTAAGAACGGACCAGCGGCCGCCAATGGCACCGCACCGCTGGAACTCCCCACCATTACCACCGCGTCGAACGATCGGAACTGGATCATCGAGCACCGCGTGCTGGCCGATGCCAAGATGGCCGGCGATCAGATCACCATTCACAACGTTCGCGATGCCGAGTTCTTCACTTACCGCGATTGCGTCGTCGACTACTACGACAAAACATTCAAGCTGGGCGACGTGCAGAACGTCGACTATCTGGTCGTCCCTTTCAACGAGCAGCGGGCACTCGCCCATACGATGCTCAGCTTTGGCCTGGCCGATGGTGATCGGGTTGGTGTCTCGGTCGAAGTACGACTCGAACAAGGCGAAGAGTATCATCCGGCCACGGGTCTGCTCGGGCAGTTCGAGCTGATCTATGTCGTTGCCAGCGAGCGGGATTTGATTCGCGTCCGCACCGAGCATCGCAAGTGCGATGTCTATGCCTATCGCGGCAACTCCACTCCCGAACAAACGCAGGCACTGTTGGTCGATATCCTCCGCCGCGTGAATCAGCTCCGTACCAAGCCCGAACTGTACGACTCGATCAGCAACAACTGCACGACGAACATCGTCCAGCACATCAACAAGTTGGCCCCGGGCAAGATTCCGCAGGACTATCGCGTGCTCCTCCCCGGCTTCTCCGATCAACTGGCCTACGAATTAAAACTGATCGACACCACATTGCCCTTCGAAGAGACGAAGCGTCGAGCCCGTGTGAACGACCTGGCTCTCAAGTATCGCGACGACCCCAACTTCTCAGCCCGCATTCGCGGCGAGCGAATCGCCCGCTAG